Proteins encoded together in one Pontiella desulfatans window:
- a CDS encoding HipA domain-containing protein, giving the protein MSKATCHICLQPLESAEGLYHGSCCKKLFGSNRPPIFPYAWKELNELAEEIVRQHVTVPGVQPKLSVHLERGGRRQDSRLTLVGLEGGYILKPPVAQYPEMPELEHVTMRMAGCFGIATAECGLISLDDGQLAFITKRMDRDGENKLHMEDMCQLTDRLTEQKYRGSLEQVGKAVLRHCDNSLFDALRFFEVSVFCFLTGNSDMHLKNFSLLYQPGDTVNLSPAYDLVPTQLLLPEDEEESALTVNGRKKHLGRNDFIRMAESLRLTEKQTGNTFDRFSANRDASLQILEKGFCSPNMKERYKMLLCERAGRLGI; this is encoded by the coding sequence ATGAGTAAGGCAACTTGTCACATATGTCTCCAACCTTTGGAGAGTGCGGAAGGACTCTACCATGGCTCCTGCTGCAAGAAACTGTTTGGTTCCAATCGGCCTCCAATTTTTCCCTATGCGTGGAAGGAACTCAATGAACTGGCGGAAGAGATTGTTCGGCAGCATGTCACCGTTCCTGGCGTTCAGCCCAAGCTCTCGGTGCATCTTGAGCGGGGAGGGAGACGGCAGGATTCGAGGTTGACGCTGGTTGGTTTGGAGGGTGGCTATATACTTAAGCCGCCGGTTGCTCAATATCCTGAAATGCCGGAGCTCGAACATGTGACAATGCGCATGGCTGGATGCTTCGGTATCGCGACGGCTGAGTGCGGATTGATTTCGCTGGACGACGGGCAGTTGGCCTTCATTACAAAACGTATGGATCGGGATGGGGAAAACAAACTTCATATGGAGGATATGTGCCAGCTCACCGACCGGTTGACTGAGCAAAAATATAGAGGCTCCCTGGAGCAGGTCGGCAAGGCGGTTCTTCGCCATTGCGATAATTCGCTGTTTGACGCTCTCCGCTTTTTTGAGGTTTCCGTATTTTGTTTTCTTACGGGTAATTCGGATATGCATCTGAAAAACTTTTCATTGCTCTATCAGCCGGGAGATACGGTTAATCTGTCGCCAGCCTACGACTTGGTTCCAACCCAATTGTTGCTGCCAGAGGATGAAGAGGAATCAGCTCTTACGGTCAATGGACGTAAAAAACATCTAGGACGTAATGACTTCATACGCATGGCAGAATCCTTGCGGCTAACCGAAAAACAGACCGGCAATACCTTCGACCGTTTTTCGGCGAACCGTGATGCCTCCCTCCAAATCCTGGAAAAGGGATTTTGCAGTCCCAATATGAAGGAACGCTACAAGATGCTGCTTTGCGAAAGGGCAGGACGTCTTGGGATATAG
- a CDS encoding HipA N-terminal domain-containing protein codes for MRRAEVHMQGRLAGTLEERDNGYMFSYSPDYLGLVGASAISLSLPLQLESFEDKRLFPFFDGLIPEGWLLDIAEHTWKLNPRDRMGLLLACCRDCIGVVSIVPTEEPNE; via the coding sequence ATGAGGAGGGCTGAAGTTCATATGCAAGGGCGGTTGGCTGGAACACTGGAAGAGCGGGACAACGGTTATATGTTTTCCTATTCGCCGGATTATCTCGGTCTTGTGGGTGCGTCGGCCATCAGCTTGTCGCTTCCGCTCCAGTTGGAATCTTTTGAGGACAAGCGGTTGTTTCCGTTTTTCGATGGATTGATTCCGGAGGGCTGGTTGCTGGATATCGCTGAACATACATGGAAGCTCAATCCGCGTGACCGCATGGGTTTACTGCTGGCCTGCTGTCGCGACTGTATTGGCGTGGTTTCCATTGTTCCAACGGAGGAACCAAATGAGTAA
- a CDS encoding type II toxin-antitoxin system Y4mF family antitoxin produces MSDPLITFIKERRRSVGLTQKGLADRAGVGLRFVRDLEQGKESLRLDKVNQVLVLFGHRMEPVAFRMEVEDEEG; encoded by the coding sequence ATGAGTGATCCGTTGATAACATTTATAAAGGAACGCCGCCGATCCGTAGGGCTGACTCAGAAAGGTTTGGCTGATCGGGCCGGAGTTGGGCTGCGTTTTGTCCGCGATCTGGAGCAGGGTAAGGAATCACTTCGTTTAGACAAGGTGAATCAGGTTCTTGTGTTGTTCGGCCATCGTATGGAACCGGTTGCTTTCCGTATGGAGGTGGAAGATGAGGAGGGCTGA